A region from the Bacteroidota bacterium genome encodes:
- the rplD gene encoding 50S ribosomal protein L4 produces MKVEVYNIKGEKTDKKIDLNESIFEIEPNDHVIYLDVKRIMADRRQGTHKAKERSDIVGSQRKLRRQKGIGSARVGSIKNPIFRGGGRVFGPRPRDYSFKLNKKVKLIAKKSALSYKLSDKKILIVEDFSIEAPKTKEYKNILKNLKADGRKNLMVISEENNNIILSSKNISNSYICTPEKLNTYNILNNDLLILTESAVKVITKIFN; encoded by the coding sequence ATGAAAGTTGAAGTATATAATATAAAAGGTGAAAAAACCGACAAAAAAATTGATCTTAATGAATCAATTTTTGAAATAGAGCCAAACGACCATGTAATTTATCTGGATGTTAAAAGAATAATGGCAGATAGAAGACAAGGTACTCATAAAGCTAAAGAACGTTCTGATATTGTCGGTTCACAGAGAAAACTTAGACGACAAAAAGGAATTGGTTCTGCCAGAGTAGGTAGTATCAAAAATCCAATTTTTAGAGGTGGTGGAAGAGTTTTTGGACCAAGACCAAGAGATTACTCTTTTAAACTTAATAAAAAAGTAAAGTTAATAGCAAAAAAATCAGCACTATCTTATAAGTTGTCTGATAAAAAAATTCTTATTGTTGAAGATTTTTCAATTGAAGCTCCAAAGACAAAAGAATATAAGAATATTCTTAAAAATCTTAAAGCAGATGGTAGAAAAAATTTAATGGTAATTTCAGAAGAAAATAATAATATAATTTTGTCTTCAAAAAACATTTCTAATTCCTATATTTGCACCCCTGAAAAACTCAACACTTATAACATTTTAAACAATGATTTGTTGATTTTGACGGAAAGTGCAGTAAAGGTAATAACTAAAATTTTTAATTAG
- the rplN gene encoding 50S ribosomal protein L14: protein MIQKESRLKVADNSGAKEVLCINVLGGSKRRYASVGDKIVVTVKSAVSSGTIKKGTISKAVVVRTRKEVKRKDGSYIRFDENACVLLDESNEPVATRIFGPVARELRDRKYMKIVSLAPEVI from the coding sequence ATGATACAAAAAGAAAGTAGATTAAAAGTTGCTGATAATAGTGGTGCAAAAGAAGTACTGTGTATAAATGTTTTAGGTGGTTCAAAAAGACGATATGCATCGGTTGGTGATAAAATTGTTGTTACTGTTAAATCAGCTGTTTCTAGTGGAACAATAAAAAAAGGAACTATTTCTAAAGCCGTTGTTGTTAGAACTAGAAAAGAAGTAAAACGAAAAGATGGCTCATATATCCGATTTGATGAGAATGCATGTGTTTTACTTGATGAATCCAATGAACCTGTTGCCACAAGAATTTTTGGACCAGTAGCAAGAGAATTGAGAGATCGAAAATATATGAAAATTGTTTCATTAGCACCAGAAGTAATATAG
- the rplX gene encoding 50S ribosomal protein L24 yields MKNQKFSRKIKIKKEDTVIAISGNYKGKKGRVLSLNREKNKAIVEGINIITKHTKPSQENQDGGIIKKEAYIDISNLMLINPKTSEPTRVGKKRDDEGKLVRYSKKTGEEI; encoded by the coding sequence ATGAAAAATCAAAAATTTAGTAGGAAAATAAAAATAAAGAAAGAAGATACTGTAATTGCTATTTCAGGTAATTACAAGGGTAAAAAAGGTAGAGTTCTTTCTTTAAATAGAGAAAAAAATAAAGCAATTGTTGAAGGAATAAATATTATTACTAAACATACCAAACCAAGTCAGGAAAATCAGGATGGAGGAATCATAAAAAAAGAAGCTTATATTGATATATCAAATTTAATGCTAATCAATCCTAAAACTTCTGAGCCAACAAGAGTTGGTAAAAAACGTGATGATGAAGGTAAACTAGTAAGATATTCAAAAAAAACAGGTGAGGAAATTTAA
- the rplV gene encoding 50S ribosomal protein L22, which produces MEAVAKLKNCPYPARKMRLLADLVRGKKVEEALNILKFHPKKAYSKKLEKLVLSAIANWQVKNEDLGSDDNDLFVKLIFVDNARQLKRIKPAPQGRAHRIRKRSNHITVVVDVEVQSILKENTIQE; this is translated from the coding sequence ATGGAAGCTGTAGCAAAATTAAAAAATTGTCCCTATCCTGCAAGAAAAATGAGATTGTTAGCTGATCTTGTTAGAGGTAAAAAGGTAGAGGAAGCATTAAATATATTAAAGTTTCACCCCAAAAAGGCTTATTCAAAAAAATTGGAGAAATTAGTCTTATCTGCAATAGCAAATTGGCAAGTAAAAAATGAAGATCTTGGTTCTGATGATAATGATTTATTTGTAAAATTAATTTTTGTTGATAATGCACGTCAATTAAAACGAATAAAACCTGCTCCTCAGGGAAGGGCACATAGAATAAGAAAAAGATCAAATCATATTACAGTTGTAGTTGATGTAGAAGTTCAATCTATTTTAAAAGAAAACACTATTCAAGAATAA
- the rpsQ gene encoding 30S ribosomal protein S17: MENKEVKRNSRKTVVGKVFSNKADKTIVVMVERRVTHPVYGKIIRKSSKFHAHDEKNECNERDVVQIMETRPLSKTKRWRLVKILEKAK; this comes from the coding sequence ATGGAAAATAAAGAAGTAAAAAGAAATAGTAGAAAAACCGTTGTTGGAAAGGTTTTTAGCAATAAAGCTGATAAAACTATTGTTGTTATGGTTGAGAGAAGAGTTACTCATCCTGTTTATGGCAAAATTATTAGAAAATCCTCTAAATTCCATGCTCATGATGAAAAAAATGAGTGCAATGAAAGAGATGTTGTTCAAATTATGGAAACCCGTCCTTTAAGTAAAACAAAAAGATGGCGTTTGGTTAAAATTCTTGAAAAAGCAAAGTAG
- the rplB gene encoding 50S ribosomal protein L2, with the protein MGLKKLKPTTPGQKFTVLNDYSELTKGVKPEKSLLGTKKRTGGRNNKGKMTVRYRGGGHKKKYRIIDFKRDKFNIPAVVKTIEYDPNRSAYISLLFYKDGEKRYIIAPDKLKVGMTVISGDNVPPEIGNALKLSNIPLGTQVHNIEMHPGKGGELVRSAGGFAQIISREGKHAGIKLPSGEVRKILVNCMATIGSVSNPNNELIKLGKAGRKRWMGIRPRTRGVAMNPVDHPMGGGEGKSSGGHPRSRTGLYAKGKKTRDKNKMSNKHIIKRRKK; encoded by the coding sequence ATGGGATTAAAAAAGCTAAAACCAACTACTCCGGGACAAAAGTTCACAGTTTTGAATGATTATTCAGAACTGACAAAAGGTGTTAAGCCTGAAAAGAGCCTGCTCGGAACCAAGAAAAGAACAGGTGGTAGAAATAACAAAGGGAAAATGACTGTTCGTTATCGAGGTGGAGGACATAAAAAGAAATATAGAATAATTGATTTTAAAAGAGATAAATTTAATATTCCCGCAGTTGTAAAAACTATTGAATATGATCCAAACAGGAGTGCTTATATTTCTTTATTGTTTTATAAAGATGGTGAAAAAAGATACATTATTGCTCCTGACAAATTAAAAGTTGGAATGACAGTTATTAGTGGAGATAATGTTCCACCTGAAATTGGTAATGCATTAAAACTTAGCAATATACCCTTAGGTACTCAAGTACATAATATTGAAATGCATCCTGGCAAGGGTGGCGAATTAGTAAGAAGTGCAGGAGGATTTGCACAAATTATTTCTAGAGAAGGAAAACATGCAGGAATAAAATTACCATCAGGTGAAGTAAGAAAAATATTGGTCAACTGTATGGCAACAATAGGAAGTGTATCTAACCCAAATAACGAATTAATAAAATTAGGAAAAGCTGGAAGAAAAAGATGGATGGGAATAAGACCAAGAACAAGAGGTGTAGCTATGAATCCTGTTGATCACCCAATGGGTGGTGGAGAAGGGAAATCTTCAGGAGGGCATCCTAGGTCAAGAACAGGCTTGTATGCAAAAGGTAAAAAAACCAGAGATAAAAATAAAATGTCTAACAAACATATTATAAAAAGAAGAAAAAAATAA
- the rpsS gene encoding 30S ribosomal protein S19 has product MSRSIKKGPYVYWRLIEKVEAMNKKGKKSVIKTWSRRSMITPDFVGFTFAVHNGKKFIPVFISENMVGHKLGEFSQTKNFRGHPTKRS; this is encoded by the coding sequence ATGTCTAGATCAATAAAAAAAGGACCTTATGTTTATTGGAGACTTATAGAAAAAGTTGAAGCAATGAATAAAAAAGGAAAAAAAAGTGTTATTAAAACTTGGTCAAGAAGATCAATGATAACACCTGACTTTGTTGGGTTTACATTTGCTGTCCATAATGGGAAGAAATTTATTCCTGTATTTATTTCTGAAAATATGGTTGGACATAAATTAGGTGAATTTTCACAAACAAAAAATTTCCGAGGTCATCCTACTAAAAGAAGTTAA
- the rpsJ gene encoding 30S ribosomal protein S10 — translation MGTQKIRIKLRSYDFSLVDKSAEKIVKTVKVTGAVVSGPIPLPTKRKVYTVLKSPHVNKTARDQFELCSHKRLIDIYSTSTKTVDALMKLELPGGVDVEIKV, via the coding sequence ATGGGTACTCAAAAAATTCGAATAAAATTACGTTCATACGATTTTAGCTTGGTTGATAAATCAGCAGAAAAGATTGTAAAAACAGTAAAAGTTACAGGAGCTGTGGTGAGTGGTCCTATTCCTTTGCCAACAAAACGGAAAGTATATACCGTTCTTAAGTCTCCTCATGTAAACAAAACAGCTAGAGATCAATTTGAACTTTGTTCACATAAAAGATTAATAGATATTTATAGTACAAGTACAAAAACAGTTGATGCACTAATGAAATTGGAATTACCAGGTGGTGTTGATGTAGAAATTAAAGTATAA
- the rplC gene encoding 50S ribosomal protein L3, giving the protein MVGIIGKKLGMTSIFTEEGENIPCTVIEAGPCVVTQLKNKDGKDGYDAVQLAFGKKTEKATTKALKGHFDNANTTPKRKVVEFRNLRRFEGVENLKLGDELKTDIFNVNEWVDVSNYSKGKGFQGVVKRHGFHGVGGQTHGQKDRLRAPGSIGASSDPSRVFKGMRMAGRTGGNKIKVFNLIVAKLIHEKNLIFLKGAVPGPKGSFVIIEK; this is encoded by the coding sequence ATGGTAGGTATTATTGGAAAAAAATTGGGAATGACAAGTATCTTTACTGAAGAAGGGGAAAATATCCCTTGTACAGTTATTGAAGCAGGACCATGCGTTGTAACCCAACTAAAAAATAAAGATGGTAAGGATGGATACGATGCTGTTCAACTTGCATTTGGTAAAAAAACTGAAAAAGCAACAACAAAAGCCCTAAAAGGTCATTTTGATAATGCTAATACAACACCTAAAAGAAAGGTTGTTGAATTTAGAAATTTGAGAAGATTTGAGGGAGTTGAAAATCTTAAACTTGGAGATGAATTAAAAACAGACATCTTTAATGTTAATGAATGGGTCGATGTATCAAACTATTCAAAAGGAAAAGGATTTCAGGGAGTAGTAAAAAGACATGGTTTTCATGGAGTTGGTGGACAAACTCACGGACAGAAAGACAGATTAAGAGCACCTGGTTCAATAGGAGCATCATCCGATCCTTCAAGAGTATTTAAAGGAATGAGAATGGCAGGTCGTACAGGTGGAAACAAAATAAAAGTATTTAATCTGATTGTTGCAAAACTTATTCATGAAAAGAATTTAATTTTCCTAAAAGGTGCTGTACCAGGACCAAAGGGTTCATTCGTAATTATAGAGAAGTAA
- the rpmC gene encoding 50S ribosomal protein L29, translated as MKYSEIRDLTTKEIKEFVIEEQKNYTKLKISHAVSPLDNPQKINKSRRQVAKLKTELKKRELSKDGTDGK; from the coding sequence ATGAAATATTCGGAAATAAGAGATTTGACGACAAAGGAGATAAAGGAATTTGTGATAGAAGAACAAAAAAACTACACAAAACTAAAAATTTCTCATGCTGTTTCTCCACTTGACAATCCTCAAAAGATTAATAAATCAAGGAGGCAAGTGGCCAAACTGAAAACAGAATTAAAAAAACGTGAATTATCAAAAGACGGAACTGATGGAAAATAA
- the rpsC gene encoding 30S ribosomal protein S3: protein MGQKINPIALRLGYIRGWESNWYSNKGYSEKLLEDNKIRKYVNARLSKGGIARIVIERTLKRVTVTVHTSRPGLVIGKAGQEVDKLKEELKKITNKDVQINIFEIRNPELEAQLVGENIAGQLKARMSYRRAMKMAIASTMRVGAKGIKIKCSGRLGGAEMARTEEYKEGRIPLHTLRSDIDYALVESNTVYGKIGVKVWICKGEVFGKRDLSMNFGAATNKPKRRPNRRK from the coding sequence ATGGGACAAAAAATTAATCCAATAGCATTACGATTAGGTTATATCAGAGGATGGGAATCAAACTGGTATAGCAACAAAGGATATTCCGAAAAATTGTTGGAAGATAATAAAATTAGAAAATATGTTAATGCAAGACTCTCAAAAGGAGGAATTGCAAGAATCGTAATTGAAAGAACATTAAAAAGAGTAACTGTTACTGTTCATACTTCAAGACCAGGTCTTGTTATTGGTAAAGCAGGTCAAGAAGTTGATAAACTGAAAGAAGAACTAAAGAAAATAACAAATAAAGATGTTCAAATAAATATTTTTGAAATCAGAAATCCTGAATTGGAAGCTCAATTAGTGGGAGAAAATATTGCAGGACAACTAAAAGCAAGGATGTCTTACAGAAGAGCTATGAAAATGGCAATTGCTTCTACAATGAGAGTGGGTGCAAAAGGAATAAAAATTAAATGCTCAGGAAGACTTGGTGGTGCTGAAATGGCTAGAACTGAAGAATATAAAGAAGGTAGAATCCCATTACATACATTAAGATCAGACATTGACTATGCCTTAGTAGAATCAAATACCGTTTACGGTAAAATTGGAGTAAAAGTTTGGATTTGTAAAGGAGAAGTTTTTGGCAAAAGAGACCTTTCAATGAATTTTGGTGCAGCTACAAATAAGCCAAAAAGAAGACCGAACAGAAGGAAATAA
- the rplP gene encoding 50S ribosomal protein L16 encodes MLQPKKPKYRKVQKGRIKGIATRGTTIAFGTYALKSLEPTRLTSNQLEAARVAIMRYIKREGKLWLRVFPDKPITKKPAEVRMGKGKGAPEYFVAAVRPGKIIFELEGMNEDIAKRALALGAQKLPVITKFISRKDLSA; translated from the coding sequence ATGTTACAACCAAAAAAACCGAAATACCGAAAAGTACAAAAAGGTAGAATAAAAGGAATAGCTACTAGAGGAACAACAATAGCGTTTGGTACTTATGCTTTAAAAAGCCTAGAGCCAACTAGATTGACATCTAATCAGCTCGAAGCTGCTCGTGTTGCAATAATGAGATACATAAAAAGAGAAGGTAAATTGTGGCTTAGAGTATTTCCTGACAAACCAATTACAAAAAAACCTGCTGAAGTTAGAATGGGTAAAGGTAAAGGTGCACCGGAATATTTTGTTGCTGCTGTACGACCAGGTAAAATAATTTTTGAGTTAGAAGGCATGAATGAAGACATTGCAAAAAGAGCTTTAGCATTAGGAGCTCAAAAATTACCAGTAATTACAAAATTTATTTCTAGAAAAGATTTGTCAGCTTAA
- the rplW gene encoding 50S ribosomal protein L23 has protein sequence MNIIKKPLITEKYSALSETENKFGFIVDKKADKEQIKKEIEQLFKVKVLKVRTMIYQGKEKSRHTKRSILLGRTKGFKKAVVTLKQGDSIDFYSNI, from the coding sequence ATGAACATTATAAAGAAACCGTTGATAACTGAAAAATATTCCGCTTTAAGCGAAACGGAAAATAAATTTGGTTTTATCGTTGATAAGAAAGCTGATAAAGAACAAATTAAAAAAGAAATTGAACAACTTTTTAAAGTAAAGGTTTTAAAAGTTCGAACAATGATTTATCAGGGAAAAGAAAAGTCAAGACATACTAAAAGAAGTATTTTATTAGGAAGAACAAAGGGATTTAAAAAAGCAGTTGTTACCTTAAAACAAGGTGATTCAATTGATTTTTACAGTAATATCTAA